In bacterium, the genomic window TAACGAAGTGCCGGATGCTATAGCCAAAGGCAAAGAAGACGCAAAAAAACGTATGATATTTGTACCGTTGCACGGTGGTACGCTTCCGCACGAAGTGTCGGCCAAATTTGGTGCCGGCAAAGTGTTGCTCAAACCGGCAACTAAAGGTACCGGTATTATAGCTGGCGCCGTGATCCGTGCCGTGGTCGAATCCGTCGGCATCACGGACATTCTTACCAAATGCAAAGGCTCTTCCAATCCGCACAATGTGGTCAAAGCCACAATGAAAGCGCTTAGTGAAGTGACCAATGCGCGCGAAGTCGGTGCCGTCCGCGGCATGACTGTCATGGATGTATTTACCAAGTAACGATAACCAGGCAAAGAGCGATCATGAAATTTTTGAAGATTACCCAGGTTCGCAGTACCAACGGCGCCATTTTCGCACACCGCGATACCGTGCGCACGCTCGGACTACGTAAAATCGGCCAAACCGTTTACCACAACGATACACCGCAGGTTCGCGGTATGGTTAATCTTGTGAAGTATATGGTTTCCTGTGAAGCCGTTGATAAAAAACCGGAAGCTGTGAAAAAAGAAAAAAAGACCGGTTATAAAGTTACCAAAGCGAAAAAAGCGTAAACAATTTTAGTCAAAGAGGATTGCGATGAATCTCAGTAATTTAACGCCCGCCAAAGGCTCCCGCCGTAAAATGAAACGTATCGGTCGTGGTGAAGGCTCCGGCCACGGCGGCACATCCACACGCGGTAACAAAGGGCAAAAGTCGCGTTCCGGTCTTAACCGCCTTGCCGGTTTTGAAGGCGGACAGATGCCTTTGCAACGTCGTCTCCCTAAATATGGTTTTACCAATATTTTCCGTGTCGAATTTCAGACTGTTAATTTGACCGATCTTGCCGAATTGGATAACAAACGCGTAGACGGCGCAACGTTGCAAGCGGCAGGCTTGATCAAAAAGAAAAGCGCTCCGGTAAAACTTTTAGGAACCGGTGAAGTGACCAAAGCGTTTGAAGTCGAAGTGCATGCGATCAGTGCAACGGCAAAAGAAAAAATCGAAAAAGCCGGCGGCAAAGTGACGGTGCTTGGCATCAAAAAAACAGTGTTGGAAAAACGCAAGAAAAAAGCGTCGAAATAGCGGTTACTCTTACATAAGCCCAAGAGAATTTCACAATGCTACAAACATTTGCGAATGTATTTAAAATTCCGGA contains:
- the rpsE gene encoding 30S ribosomal protein S5, which encodes MKKKEAQDNPADVELKEERVVHINRVAKVVKGGRRFSFNAIVVVGDGKGKVGIGLGKANEVPDAIAKGKEDAKKRMIFVPLHGGTLPHEVSAKFGAGKVLLKPATKGTGIIAGAVIRAVVESVGITDILTKCKGSSNPHNVVKATMKALSEVTNAREVGAVRGMTVMDVFTK
- the rpmD gene encoding 50S ribosomal protein L30, coding for MKFLKITQVRSTNGAIFAHRDTVRTLGLRKIGQTVYHNDTPQVRGMVNLVKYMVSCEAVDKKPEAVKKEKKTGYKVTKAKKA
- the rplO gene encoding 50S ribosomal protein L15 — protein: MNLSNLTPAKGSRRKMKRIGRGEGSGHGGTSTRGNKGQKSRSGLNRLAGFEGGQMPLQRRLPKYGFTNIFRVEFQTVNLTDLAELDNKRVDGATLQAAGLIKKKSAPVKLLGTGEVTKAFEVEVHAISATAKEKIEKAGGKVTVLGIKKTVLEKRKKKASK